Proteins found in one Longimicrobium sp. genomic segment:
- a CDS encoding DUF433 domain-containing protein, producing the protein MKAVLPSNAWEDRIVDGSARGDYIVVHCRSAFVHEETVPSVQHSIRVPERLDRDISREIQHRGERDWSKGAVSLMEEAVRAARIPGIVFVQRREGRRAAVAFSGLEVWEIVATWKEAGEDWGTLVEAYPELSQGQLRAALAYYQVYPDEVNDRLDREAYWTPERVAEELPFTRPIGR; encoded by the coding sequence ATGAAAGCGGTCCTCCCGAGCAATGCTTGGGAGGACCGAATCGTTGATGGCAGCGCGAGAGGTGATTACATTGTAGTGCACTGTAGGTCGGCCTTTGTCCATGAGGAAACCGTGCCCTCTGTTCAGCATAGTATTCGGGTACCCGAGCGGCTCGACCGCGACATCAGCCGTGAGATCCAGCACCGGGGCGAGCGCGACTGGTCAAAGGGCGCCGTATCCCTGATGGAAGAGGCGGTGCGCGCGGCGCGCATCCCGGGAATCGTTTTTGTCCAGCGCCGGGAGGGGCGCCGTGCCGCGGTGGCGTTCTCCGGCCTGGAAGTATGGGAGATCGTGGCGACCTGGAAGGAGGCAGGCGAAGATTGGGGAACCCTGGTCGAAGCGTACCCGGAACTTTCTCAAGGTCAGCTGCGAGCCGCGCTTGCCTATTACCAGGTGTATCCCGACGAGGTGAACGATCGCTTGGACCGTGAGGCGTACTGGACGCCGGAGCGAGTGGCGGAAGAGCTTCCCTTCACGCGCCCGATAGGACGGTGA
- a CDS encoding DUF5615 family PIN-like protein — protein sequence MTGPGAGGEARLYLDEDIPYRAADVASGLGLNVIAARDAHASLPQDDALHLQTAAAVQRIMVTYNRDDFILATRNAFAAGLSHAGLLILTRKLPRDPARIGHALDRWAKARVLEGRWPMQPFEVDFLSD from the coding sequence GTGACAGGCCCGGGAGCGGGAGGCGAGGCCCGGCTATACCTGGACGAGGACATCCCCTACCGGGCGGCGGATGTCGCCAGCGGGCTGGGGTTGAACGTCATCGCTGCCAGGGATGCCCACGCGTCTCTGCCGCAGGACGACGCTTTGCATCTGCAGACGGCGGCGGCGGTCCAAAGGATCATGGTCACGTACAACCGCGACGACTTCATCCTGGCGACCCGAAACGCGTTCGCGGCCGGCCTGTCTCACGCCGGGTTGTTGATTCTGACCCGCAAGCTTCCACGCGACCCCGCCCGCATCGGACACGCTCTGGACCGGTGGGCGAAGGCGCGCGTCCTGGAGGGGCGCTGGCCTATGCAGCCGTTCGAGGTCGACTTCCTCTCGGATTAA
- a CDS encoding ATP-binding protein, whose protein sequence is MTQAAEAVAGSRARILMVDDRPENLMALEAIMEPLGHEMVRANSGEEALRHVLLHDFAVILLDVQMPGINGFETAQLIKSRERSRSTPIIFLTAISKDEQYVFTGYSVGAVDYLSKPFNPDVLRSKVAVFIDLYLKTEQLKDQEKRLRESEVRELELAHRARLLESEARMAEIVGSALEAILTFDDERRITLFNSAAERTFGRPAADAMGLSFDELLSPAFRGVALEEMCAAAAARAASVLEGKSPDDDALHEHAFEGMRANGEVFPLEGSISCLQLDSERVYTVIGRDVTERKRAEEALRKQAAELKSLNRQLQARQRELENAMASRSRFYASMSHELRTPINAILGYSSLLLDSIYGPLNPEQARGIERAHAAAKHLLELVNDILDLSKIEAGKVDIEVQPAAFPSLVQDLFVTVRPLADEHGSELTLESDGDAVITTDARRVRQILLNLLSNAIKFGDGKPITVRCHKREDGGMEVDVIDRGRGIEPQDLDRIFDEFVQLADPDQQVGTGLGLPISRRLAVLLGGTLTVESTVGDGSTFRLCLPPKLDMRLISGEGLPLPTATSDPVHPASAEAIDDDEPVDDEAARGEPADDGTSSEGGIDEELPADAAEPSPARLAS, encoded by the coding sequence ATGACACAGGCAGCCGAGGCAGTGGCGGGCTCGCGCGCCCGCATCCTGATGGTGGACGACCGCCCCGAGAACCTGATGGCGCTGGAAGCCATCATGGAGCCGCTGGGGCACGAGATGGTGCGCGCCAACTCGGGCGAAGAGGCGCTGCGCCACGTGCTGCTGCACGACTTCGCGGTGATTTTGCTCGACGTGCAGATGCCGGGGATCAACGGCTTCGAAACGGCGCAGCTGATCAAGTCGCGCGAGCGCTCGCGGTCCACGCCCATCATCTTCCTCACCGCCATCAGCAAGGACGAGCAGTACGTCTTCACGGGGTACTCGGTGGGCGCGGTGGACTACCTGTCCAAGCCCTTCAACCCCGACGTGCTGCGCAGCAAGGTCGCCGTCTTCATCGACCTGTACCTGAAGACGGAGCAGCTGAAGGACCAGGAGAAGCGGCTTCGCGAAAGCGAGGTGCGCGAGCTGGAGCTGGCGCACCGGGCACGGCTGCTGGAGTCGGAGGCGCGCATGGCCGAGATCGTGGGGTCGGCGCTGGAGGCCATCCTCACCTTCGACGACGAGCGCCGCATCACCCTCTTCAACTCCGCCGCCGAGCGCACCTTCGGCCGCCCGGCGGCCGACGCCATGGGGCTGTCCTTCGACGAGCTGCTGAGCCCCGCCTTCCGGGGCGTGGCGCTGGAGGAGATGTGCGCCGCCGCCGCCGCGCGGGCGGCCTCGGTGCTCGAAGGGAAGTCGCCGGACGACGACGCCCTTCACGAGCACGCGTTCGAGGGGATGCGCGCGAACGGCGAGGTGTTTCCGCTGGAAGGCTCCATCTCGTGCCTGCAGCTGGACAGCGAGCGGGTGTACACCGTCATCGGCCGCGACGTCACCGAGCGCAAGCGCGCCGAAGAGGCGCTCCGCAAGCAGGCGGCAGAGCTCAAGTCGCTGAACCGGCAGCTGCAGGCGCGCCAGCGCGAGCTGGAAAACGCCATGGCGTCGCGCAGCCGGTTCTACGCCTCCATGAGCCACGAGCTGCGCACGCCCATCAACGCCATCCTGGGCTACAGCTCGCTCCTGCTCGACAGCATCTACGGCCCGTTGAACCCCGAGCAGGCCCGCGGCATCGAGCGCGCGCACGCGGCCGCCAAGCACCTGCTGGAGCTGGTCAACGACATCCTCGACCTTTCCAAGATCGAGGCGGGCAAGGTAGACATCGAGGTGCAGCCCGCGGCGTTCCCCTCGCTGGTGCAGGACCTGTTCGTCACCGTGCGCCCCCTGGCCGACGAGCACGGCTCGGAGCTCACGCTGGAGTCCGACGGCGACGCGGTGATCACCACCGACGCGCGGCGGGTGCGGCAGATCCTGCTGAACCTGCTTTCCAACGCCATCAAGTTCGGCGACGGCAAGCCCATCACCGTGCGCTGCCACAAGCGCGAGGACGGCGGGATGGAGGTCGACGTGATCGACCGGGGCCGGGGGATCGAGCCGCAAGACCTCGACCGCATCTTCGACGAGTTCGTGCAGCTGGCCGACCCCGACCAGCAGGTGGGCACCGGGCTGGGGCTGCCCATTTCGCGCCGGCTGGCGGTGCTGCTGGGGGGAACGCTGACGGTGGAGTCCACCGTGGGTGATGGAAGCACCTTCCGCCTGTGCCTGCCGCCCAAGCTGGACATGCGCCTCATCTCCGGAGAGGGCCTGCCCCTCCCCACGGCCACCAGCGACCCCGTCCACCCGGCGTCAGCCGAAGCGATTGACGACGACGAGCCTGTCGACGATGAGGCTGCGCGCGGTGAACCGGCCGACGACGGTACATCGTCTGAGGGCGGCATCGACGAGGAGCTTCCGGCCGACGCCGCCGAGCCCAGCCCCGCCCGCCTGGCGAGTTGA
- a CDS encoding chemotaxis protein CheB: protein MTSPPIGYRIVVVGASAGGLHALRTLVSALPEDFDVPVVVVQHRAKESELLCELLQECSPMTVYEVTDKQEIGPGVFVGPPDYHLLLDRDGYFSLSTDEPVRYSRPSIDVMFESAADVYGMDTVGVVLTGANQDGAAGLRRIADAGGHCVVQDPDTSEVRVMPRFAVRAVPDACVLPLEEIGPHLAAIRGRRVPRCRSAA, encoded by the coding sequence GTGACCTCGCCGCCCATCGGGTACCGCATCGTGGTGGTGGGCGCCTCGGCCGGCGGGCTACACGCGCTGCGCACCCTGGTGTCGGCGCTGCCGGAAGACTTCGACGTTCCCGTGGTGGTCGTGCAGCACCGGGCCAAGGAGTCGGAGCTGCTGTGCGAGCTGCTGCAGGAGTGCTCGCCCATGACGGTGTACGAGGTGACCGACAAGCAGGAGATCGGGCCGGGGGTATTCGTGGGCCCTCCCGACTACCATCTTCTGCTGGACCGCGACGGATATTTTTCGCTTTCCACCGACGAGCCGGTGCGCTACAGCCGCCCCTCCATCGACGTGATGTTCGAATCGGCCGCCGACGTTTACGGGATGGACACGGTGGGCGTGGTGCTGACCGGGGCCAACCAGGACGGCGCCGCCGGGCTGCGCCGCATCGCCGACGCCGGGGGCCACTGCGTGGTGCAGGACCCCGACACGTCGGAGGTGCGGGTGATGCCCCGCTTTGCCGTGCGCGCCGTTCCCGACGCCTGCGTGCTGCCGCTGGAAGAGATCGGCCCGCACCTGGCCGCCATCCGCGGCCGCCGCGTTCCCCGCTGCCGCTCGGCCGCATGA
- a CDS encoding protein-glutamate O-methyltransferase CheR — translation MAQAPKVQLPDTPAAYDRDLERIEVELLLEAVYRHYGFDFRSYAYSSLKRRVWKRIHQDGLNTITQLADRVLHDPAMMEKLLLDLSINVTAMFRDPGFYAAFREKVVPALRTYPFIRIWHAGCSTGEEVFSMAILLEEEGLYDRARIYATDINEVVLQRARAGIFPLDKMQEYTQNYLKAGGKRSFSEYYTALYDGALFNAALTRNVVFSQHNLVTDGSFSEFNVIVCRNVMIYFDRKLQNRVHGLFYESLGRFGTLALGNKETLRFTEFEDRYEVVDAREKIYRRLA, via the coding sequence GTGGCGCAGGCACCCAAGGTACAGCTGCCCGACACACCCGCGGCGTACGACCGCGACCTGGAGCGCATCGAGGTGGAGCTGCTCCTGGAGGCCGTGTACCGGCACTACGGATTCGACTTTCGCAGCTACGCGTACTCGTCGCTCAAGCGGCGCGTGTGGAAGCGCATTCACCAGGACGGGCTGAACACCATCACCCAGCTGGCCGACCGGGTGCTGCACGACCCGGCGATGATGGAAAAGCTGCTGCTGGACCTTTCCATCAACGTCACGGCCATGTTCCGCGACCCGGGCTTTTACGCGGCCTTCCGCGAGAAGGTGGTGCCGGCGCTGCGGACGTACCCGTTCATCCGCATCTGGCACGCCGGGTGCTCCACGGGCGAAGAAGTGTTCTCCATGGCCATCCTCCTGGAAGAGGAGGGGCTGTACGACCGGGCCCGCATCTACGCCACCGACATCAACGAGGTGGTGCTGCAGCGGGCGCGCGCGGGCATCTTTCCGCTCGACAAGATGCAGGAGTACACACAGAACTACCTGAAGGCGGGCGGCAAGAGGTCGTTCTCGGAGTACTACACGGCCCTGTACGACGGCGCGCTGTTCAACGCCGCACTCACGCGCAACGTGGTGTTTTCGCAGCACAACCTGGTCACCGACGGCTCGTTCTCGGAGTTCAACGTGATCGTGTGCCGCAACGTGATGATCTACTTCGACCGCAAGCTGCAGAACCGCGTGCACGGCCTGTTCTACGAGAGCCTGGGGCGCTTCGGCACCCTGGCGCTGGGCAACAAGGAAACGCTGCGGTTCACGGAGTTCGAGGACCGGTACGAGGTGGTGGACGCCCGCGAAAAGATCTACCGGAGGCTGGCGTGA